The Zalophus californianus isolate mZalCal1 chromosome X, mZalCal1.pri.v2, whole genome shotgun sequence genomic interval GCATgtacgcgcacgcacacacggaCGCACACACACTCGCGCGCAAACACACGGCtctacacatacacacgcacaggCCAGTGCCACGTGGAGACTCGGAAGCTGTCCCTGCCTCTCAGATCGAAAATGGGAACCGAGGCCCAGAGCGGACGCAGGGTCCCCCTGAGGTCGTGGGACCTCGgcaactcccccacccccagcccacggCCCCCTGCTGCCCCTCTGAACGGTGTGTCGCTCGGCTCACACACCAAGCAGTTCGAAAGAAAACAAGCCACAAAACTCCCGAGCTAGATCCCGCGGCGTTAGCCCCTGGAGGTTGTCTGAGCAGCATCTGGCCTATCATCACTTGCCAGCTATCACGCCACGGCCATACTTTTCCCCTTCCCGAAGCAAGGCCTGAATCTGAGCGGGGGCCATCCCCAGCCTCTCCACCAGCAGCCTCCTCCACGTGGCGTCTTCCCAGTCCCTCTGGGCGATGTGGACGGCGATGGTACAGTTCCGGTGGCCGCTCAGCAGAGGACGCCAACGCGTCTCCACGGTCTTGACCCCGTTTAAGACGAAACCTGCGTAAGGCTGCCGGAAGGAGAGGCAGCCGAACCGCATCTCCCTACAGCTCCTGGGGCCTCCCCTGGCCTGCGGGGACACGGAACCACGAACGTCAATGAGCATCATGCCCAG includes:
- the LOC118356489 gene encoding protein EOLA1 isoform X1, whose product is MLIDVRGSVSPQARGGPRSCREMRFGCLSFRQPYAGFVLNGVKTVETRWRPLLSGHRNCTIAVHIAQRDWEDATWRRLLVERLGMAPAQIQALLREGEKYGRGVIAGLVDVGETLPCPEDLAPDEVVELENRAVLTGLKQKYLTAFSNPRWLLEPIPRKGGKDLFQVDIPEHLLPSGQEA
- the LOC118356489 gene encoding protein EOLA1 isoform X2, with translation MRFGCLSFRQPYAGFVLNGVKTVETRWRPLLSGHRNCTIAVHIAQRDWEDATWRRLLVERLGMAPAQIQALLREGEKYGRGVIAGLVDVGETLPCPEDLAPDEVVELENRAVLTGLKQKYLTAFSNPRWLLEPIPRKGGKDLFQVDIPEHLLPSGQEA